The DNA segment TGAGAACCTGGGGTACAGTCATATGCCCAGAGTAGGGAGGTATTAGGTATGTGGAAGTTTTGAAATAGTAGCTACcaaaaattcaaaaataataatagcagctgaccaggaaaacaaagaaatactGCCTCAAAAGAGGGTCTAGTTGAAGTTAAGTGCTTTCTCTGGATTCTTTTATATTTCCAAAGTGACCATCTATTTAAAATCCACCGTTCCTTTAGTTAAAACAATACAGAACCTGAGAGATGAGAGAAGAGACCCAGGTAACAGTCGATATTGGGATGGAGCTGAAGGAACTTACAGAAACAACAGTTAAGGAGCGTAAACGGAAGTTTAAGCTGTACAGTCAGGGGAATACTGAAACACTGCCTACATCATTTCAAACCCTGCATGAGGTGAATCCAGGCTGGGGGTCAGCAGTGAGCGGACCACCAGCTCTCAGGTGAATAGATTAGCATACAGAGACCAAAGAAATcacctggtaccaaattcttacTTTACCCACTTAGAGCTGGGCCCAGACAGGATGAGTGACTGGTCCACACTCTCCTGGCCTCCTGGGACTGGACCTCTAACCTTCTGTCCCCTCGATTACCTGGGCCTGGACCTCCAACCCTGTGTCCCCTCACTCACCTGGGACTGGACCTCCAACCCTGTGTCCCCTCACTCAGCTGGGACTGGACCTCCAACCCTGTGTCCCCTCACTCACCTGGGACTGGACCTCCAACCCTGTGTCCCCTCACTCAGCTGGGACTGGACCTTCAACCCCGTGTCCCCTCACTCACCTGGGACTGGACCTCCAACCCCGTGTCCCCTCACTCAGCTGGGACTGGACCTTCAACCCCGTGTCCCCTCACTCAGCTGGGACTGGACCTCCAACCCCGTGTCCCCTCACTCAGCTGGGACTGGACCTCCAACCCCGTGTCCCCTCACTCAGCTGGGACTGGACCTCCAACCCCGTGTCCCCTCACTCAGCTGGGACTGGACCTTCAACCCCGTGTCCCCTCACTCACCTGGGACTGGACCTCCAACCCCGTGTCCCCTCACTCAGCTGGGACTGGACCTTCAACCCCGTGTCCCCTCACTCAGCTGGGACTGGACCTCCAACCCCGTGTCCCCTCACTCAGCTGGGACTGGACCTCCAACCCCGTGTCCCCTCACTCAGCTGGGACTGGACCTCCAACCCCGTGTCCCCTCACTCAGCTGGTACTGGACCTCCAACCCTGTGTCCCCTCACTCACCTGGGACTGGACCTCCAACCCTGTGTCCCCTCACTCAGCTGGGACTGGACCTCCAACTCCATGTCCCCTCACTCAGCTGGGACTGGACCTCCAACTCCGTGCCCTCTCATTTCTTTGATCTAAGAACTAGCCTTTCTGTCAGGCATGCTACACATTTCTTTTCACAAAACTCAAATAACGTCAAACATCAACCCAAATTTTCCTCTGAAACCATAGTAGGTCTGCCTATTCATACTCGCTGTTTTGGCGTGAGATCGTTTACAGAGAACCTAAGCTTGAATAACCAGAAAGCCAAGATAAATGGCAGGATTCATGGTTTGTCAGGGTGTGCACAGTTTGGGGACTGTTGCTACTGTTCCGGAAATTCCCTGTCCTCTAAGATGCCTGCGGGACAGTTTAGCTGATGAGATAAACCGGGGTGCGTCACGTTGTATCGCTGTTGATCGATTCCGCAGTCGACCTTCCCGCTGCCTCTCTTCACGTGCTGGATTTCTCCTCTCCCACCGCCGGACGAGAACAGTTGATGGATGTTTTTTCCAGCAGCAGTGAAACCAGCGAGCCATACACAGCGTGCTTTTTACAGCTCGTAGAGGCAGCACCCTGCTCTCAGTGAGGGAGGGGCCTGACCCGACGTTAATGTTGTTCTGAAGTGAAAAGCTGATTAAACGGGTTTTCAGAAATAGTACCTTGAGCCCCCTGCCGTAGAGTCAGCTCCGGCTCGTAgcgaccccacgcgtgtcagggcAGAGCTGCTCCCCACGAAGCCTtcggtggctggtttttcagaagcaggtcgccaggcctttcttctgaggtgtctctgggtagactcgaacctccagcctttcagttggcagctgcccatgttaaccgtttgctccacccaggggttcctggggaaataaccaaaaaaacccgttgccgttgagttgcttctgactcacggtgcccgtgtgtgttagagtagaactgtggccacagggtcttcagtggctgcgatcgcatggaagcagatcgccaggccttccttccctgctgcgactgagtggatttgaaccaccaacctttcagtcagcaactgAATGCAAAATGTCTGTTCCCCCCAGGGCCTATAGCAAggttccctctgtgtgtct comes from the Elephas maximus indicus isolate mEleMax1 chromosome 8, mEleMax1 primary haplotype, whole genome shotgun sequence genome and includes:
- the LOC126082019 gene encoding mucin-2-like isoform X3: MSDWSTLSWPPGTGPLTFCPLDYLGLDLQPCVPSLTWDWTSNPVSPHSAGTGPPTLCPLTQLGLDLQPRVPSLTWDWTSNPVSPHSAGTGPSTPCPLTQLGLDLQPRVPSLSWDWTSNPVSPHSAGTGPPTPCPLTQLGLDLQPRVPSLSWDWTFNPVSPHSAGTGPPTPCPLTQLGLDLQPRVPSLSWDWTSNPVSPHSPGTGPPTLCPLTQLGLDLQLHVPSLSWDWTSNSVPSHFFDLRTSLSVRHATHFFSQNSNNVKHQPKFSSETIVGLPIHTRCFGVRSFTENLSLNNQKAKINGRIHGLSGCAQFGDCCYCSGNSLSSKMPAGQFS
- the LOC126082019 gene encoding mucin-2-like isoform X6; amino-acid sequence: MSDWSTLSWPPGTGPLTFCPLDYLGLDLQPCVPSLTWDWTSNPVSPHSAGTGPPTLCPLTQLGLDLQPRVPSLTWDWTSNPVSPHSAGTGPPTPCPLTQLGLDLQPRVPSLSWDWTSNPVSPHSAGTGPSTPCPLTHLGLDLQPRVPSLSWDWTFNPVSPHSAGTGPPTPCPLTQLGLDLQPRVPSLSWDWTSNPVSPHSPGTGPPTLCPLTQLGLDLQLHVPSLSWDWTSNSVPSHFFDLRTSLSVRHATHFFSQNSNNVKHQPKFSSETIVGLPIHTRCFGVRSFTENLSLNNQKAKINGRIHGLSGCAQFGDCCYCSGNSLSSKMPAGQFS
- the LOC126082019 gene encoding uncharacterized protein LOC126082019 isoform X1, yielding MSDWSTLSWPPGTGPLTFCPLDYLGLDLQPCVPSLTWDWTSNPVSPHSAGTGPPTLCPLTQLGLDLQPRVPSLTWDWTSNPVSPHSAGTGPSTPCPLTQLGLDLQPRVPSLSWDWTSNPVSPHSAGTGPPTPCPLTQLGLDLQPRVPSLTWDWTSNPVSPHSAGTGPSTPCPLTQLGLDLQPRVPSLSWDWTSNPVSPHSPGTGPPTLCPLTQLGLDLQLHVPSLSWDWTSNSVPSHFFDLRTSLSVRHATHFFSQNSNNVKHQPKFSSETIVGLPIHTRCFGVRSFTENLSLNNQKAKINGRIHGLSGCAQFGDCCYCSGNSLSSKMPAGQFS
- the LOC126082019 gene encoding uncharacterized protein LOC126082019 isoform X4: MSDWSTLSWPPGTGPLTFCPLDYLGLDLQPCVPSLTWDWTSNPVSPHSAGTGPPTLCPLTHLGLDLQPCVPSLSWDWTFNPVSPHSAGTGPPTPCPLTQLGLDLQPRVPSLSWDWTSNPVSPHSAGTGPSTPCPLTHLGLDLQPRVPSLSWDWTFNPVSPHSAGTGPPTPCPLTQLGLDLQPRVPSLSWDWTSNPVSPHSPGTGPPTLCPLTQLGLDLQLHVPSLSWDWTSNSVPSHFFDLRTSLSVRHATHFFSQNSNNVKHQPKFSSETIVGLPIHTRCFGVRSFTENLSLNNQKAKINGRIHGLSGCAQFGDCCYCSGNSLSSKMPAGQFS
- the LOC126082019 gene encoding uncharacterized protein LOC126082019 isoform X2 yields the protein MSDWSTLSWPPGTGPLTFCPLDYLGLDLQPCVPSLTWDWTSNPVSPHSAGTGPPTLCPLTHLGLDLQPCVPSLSWDWTFNPVSPHSPGTGPPTPCPLTQLGLDLQPRVPSLSWDWTSNPVSPHSAGTGPPTPCPLTQLGLDLQPRVPSLSWDWTSNPVSPHSAGTGPSTPCPLTQLGLDLQPRVPSLSWDWTSNPVSPHSPGTGPPTLCPLTQLGLDLQLHVPSLSWDWTSNSVPSHFFDLRTSLSVRHATHFFSQNSNNVKHQPKFSSETIVGLPIHTRCFGVRSFTENLSLNNQKAKINGRIHGLSGCAQFGDCCYCSGNSLSSKMPAGQFS
- the LOC126082019 gene encoding uncharacterized protein LOC126082019 isoform X5, with the translated sequence MSDWSTLSWPPGTGPLTFCPLDYLGLDLQPCVPSLTWDWTSNPVSPHSAGTGPPTLCPLTHLGLDLQPCVPSLSWDWTFNPVSPHSPGTGPPTPCPLTQLGLDLQPRVPSLSWDWTSNPVSPHSAGTGPPTPCPLTQLGLDLQPRVPSLTWDWTSNPVSPHSAGTGPSTPCPLTQLGLDLQPRVPSLSWDWTSNPVSPHSPGTGPPTLCPLTQLGLDLQLHVPSLSWDWTSNSVPSHFFDLRTSLSVRHATHFFSQNSNNVKHQPKFSSETIVGLPIHTRCFGVRSFTENLSLNNQKAKINGRIHGLSGCAQFGDCCYCSGNSLSSKMPAGQFS